The Melopsittacus undulatus isolate bMelUnd1 chromosome 12, bMelUnd1.mat.Z, whole genome shotgun sequence genome has a segment encoding these proteins:
- the CAMKK2 gene encoding calcium/calmodulin-dependent protein kinase kinase 2 isoform X4, with protein sequence MASLIVVTEYDTTGSMSEEEEMNVSGSEGSGDSQEPRAKLPLSGRKLSLQERSQPVRSPGSSESTNERFIYPSLPYSPVTSPHSSPRLPRRPTVESNRVSITGLQDCVQLNQYKLKDEIGKGSYGVVKLAYNEDDNTYYAMKVLSKKKLMRQAGFPRRPPPRGAKAASEGCLQPKGPIEQVYQEIAILKKLDHPNVVKLVEVLDDPSEDHLYMVFELVKQGPVMEIPTLKPLSEDQARFYFQDLIKGIEYLHYQKIIHRDIKPSNLLVGEDGHVKIADFGVSNEFKGADALLTNTVGTPAFMAPETLSETRKIFSGKALDVWAMGITLYCFVFGQCPFMDERILSLHNKIKTQTLEFPDQPEVTDFLKDLITRMLDKNPESRISVPEIKLHPWVTKNGAELLPTEDENCTLVEVTEEEVENSVKHIPSLATVILVKTMIRKRSFGNPFEGSRREERSLSAPGNLLPKQGSEDNLKCNDLPNVGEEEPLS encoded by the exons ATGGCCTCGCTCATCGTGGTGACCGAGTACGACACAACGGGGAGCATgagcgaggaggaggagatgaacGTGTCCGGTAGCGAGGGCTCTGGGGACAGCCAGGAGCCCAGGGCAAAGCTGCCCCTCTCCGGCCGAAAGCTGTCCCTGCAGGAGCGGTCGCAGCCGGTCCGCTCCCCTGGCAGCAGTGAGAGCACCAACGAGCGTTTCATCTACCCATCCCTGCCATACTCCCCAGTGACGTCCCCACACTCCTCCCCACGGCTGCCACGGAGGCCCACGGTGGAGTCGAACCGCGTGTCCATCACTGGGCTGCAG gACTGTGTGCAGCTCAACCAGTACAAGCTGAAGGATGAGATTGGGAAG GGCTCCTATGGGGTGGTGAAGCTGGCCTACAATGAGGATGATAACACCTACTAT GCAATGAAGGTTCTCTCCAAAAAGAAGCTGATGAGGCAGGCGGGCTTCCCCC GCCGCCCACCGCCCCGTGGAGCCAAAGCTGCCTCTGAGGGCTGCCTACAGCCCAAAGGGCCCATTGAACAGGTCTACCAGGAGATTGCCATCCTGAAGAAGCTGGACCACCCCAACGTGGTGAAGCTGGTGGAG GTCTTGGATGACCCCAGTGAGGACCACCTGTACATGG tgtttgaactGGTGAAGCAAGG CCCTGTGATGGAAATCCCAACCCTGAAACCTCTCAGTGAGGACCAGGCTCGGTTCTACTTCCAGGATCTGATCAAGGGCATTGAATACT TGCACTATCAAAAGATAATCCACCGGGATATCAAACCTTCCAACCTCCTTGTGGGGGAAGATGGGCACGTCAAGATTGCTGACTTCGGAGTCAGCAATGAGTTCAAGGGAGCTGATGCCCTCTTAACCAACACAGTGGGCACCCCTGCCTTCATGGCCCCGGAGACGCTCTCGGAAACCAGGAAAATCTTCTCTGGAAAG gcTTTGGATGTGTGGGCCATGGGGATCACTCTGTACTGCTTCGTGTTTGGGCAG TGCCCTTTTATGGATGAAAGGATCCTCAGTTTACACAATAAAATCAAGACCCAAACGCTGGAATTCCCAGACCA gCCAGAAGTTACAGACTTCTTGAAGGATCTGATCACACGGATGCTGGATAAAAATCCCGAATCCAGGATTTCGGTCCCAGAAATCAAG TTGCACCCTTGGGTCACCAAGAACGGAGCCGAGCTGCTGCCCACAGAGGATGAGAACTGCACCCTCGTCGAGGTGAcggaggaggaggtggagaatTCGGTCAAGCACATCCCCAGCCTGGCCACTGTG ATCTTGGTTAAAACGATGATCCGGAAGCGATCCTTTGGGAACCCATTtgaggggagcaggagggaggagcGGTCGTTGTCTGCCCCTGGGAACCTGCTGCC GAAACAAGGCAGTGAAGATAATCTGAAATGCAACGACTTGCCCAACGTGGGAGAGGAGGAACCTCTTTCGTGA
- the CAMKK2 gene encoding calcium/calmodulin-dependent protein kinase kinase 2 isoform X3, with translation MASLIVVTEYDTTGSMSEEEEMNVSGSEGSGDSQEPRAKLPLSGRKLSLQERSQPVRSPGSSESTNERFIYPSLPYSPVTSPHSSPRLPRRPTVESNRVSITGLQDCVQLNQYKLKDEIGKGSYGVVKLAYNEDDNTYYAMKVLSKKKLMRQAGFPRRPPPRGAKAASEGCLQPKGPIEQVYQEIAILKKLDHPNVVKLVEVLDDPSEDHLYMVFELVKQGPVMEIPTLKPLSEDQARFYFQDLIKGIEYLHYQKIIHRDIKPSNLLVGEDGHVKIADFGVSNEFKGADALLTNTVGTPAFMAPETLSETRKIFSGKALDVWAMGITLYCFVFGQCPFMDERILSLHNKIKTQTLEFPDQPEVTDFLKDLITRMLDKNPESRISVPEIKLHPWVTKNGAELLPTEDENCTLVEVTEEEVENSVKHIPSLATVILVKTMIRKRSFGNPFEGSRREERSLSAPGNLLPRKQGSEDNLKCNDLPNVGEEEPLS, from the exons ATGGCCTCGCTCATCGTGGTGACCGAGTACGACACAACGGGGAGCATgagcgaggaggaggagatgaacGTGTCCGGTAGCGAGGGCTCTGGGGACAGCCAGGAGCCCAGGGCAAAGCTGCCCCTCTCCGGCCGAAAGCTGTCCCTGCAGGAGCGGTCGCAGCCGGTCCGCTCCCCTGGCAGCAGTGAGAGCACCAACGAGCGTTTCATCTACCCATCCCTGCCATACTCCCCAGTGACGTCCCCACACTCCTCCCCACGGCTGCCACGGAGGCCCACGGTGGAGTCGAACCGCGTGTCCATCACTGGGCTGCAG gACTGTGTGCAGCTCAACCAGTACAAGCTGAAGGATGAGATTGGGAAG GGCTCCTATGGGGTGGTGAAGCTGGCCTACAATGAGGATGATAACACCTACTAT GCAATGAAGGTTCTCTCCAAAAAGAAGCTGATGAGGCAGGCGGGCTTCCCCC GCCGCCCACCGCCCCGTGGAGCCAAAGCTGCCTCTGAGGGCTGCCTACAGCCCAAAGGGCCCATTGAACAGGTCTACCAGGAGATTGCCATCCTGAAGAAGCTGGACCACCCCAACGTGGTGAAGCTGGTGGAG GTCTTGGATGACCCCAGTGAGGACCACCTGTACATGG tgtttgaactGGTGAAGCAAGG CCCTGTGATGGAAATCCCAACCCTGAAACCTCTCAGTGAGGACCAGGCTCGGTTCTACTTCCAGGATCTGATCAAGGGCATTGAATACT TGCACTATCAAAAGATAATCCACCGGGATATCAAACCTTCCAACCTCCTTGTGGGGGAAGATGGGCACGTCAAGATTGCTGACTTCGGAGTCAGCAATGAGTTCAAGGGAGCTGATGCCCTCTTAACCAACACAGTGGGCACCCCTGCCTTCATGGCCCCGGAGACGCTCTCGGAAACCAGGAAAATCTTCTCTGGAAAG gcTTTGGATGTGTGGGCCATGGGGATCACTCTGTACTGCTTCGTGTTTGGGCAG TGCCCTTTTATGGATGAAAGGATCCTCAGTTTACACAATAAAATCAAGACCCAAACGCTGGAATTCCCAGACCA gCCAGAAGTTACAGACTTCTTGAAGGATCTGATCACACGGATGCTGGATAAAAATCCCGAATCCAGGATTTCGGTCCCAGAAATCAAG TTGCACCCTTGGGTCACCAAGAACGGAGCCGAGCTGCTGCCCACAGAGGATGAGAACTGCACCCTCGTCGAGGTGAcggaggaggaggtggagaatTCGGTCAAGCACATCCCCAGCCTGGCCACTGTG ATCTTGGTTAAAACGATGATCCGGAAGCGATCCTTTGGGAACCCATTtgaggggagcaggagggaggagcGGTCGTTGTCTGCCCCTGGGAACCTGCTGCC caGGAAACAAGGCAGTGAAGATAATCTGAAATGCAACGACTTGCCCAACGTGGGAGAGGAGGAACCTCTTTCGTGA
- the CAMKK2 gene encoding calcium/calmodulin-dependent protein kinase kinase 2 isoform X2 yields MASLIVVTEYDTTGSMSEEEEMNVSGSEGSGDSQEPRAKLPLSGRKLSLQERSQPVRSPGSSESTNERFIYPSLPYSPVTSPHSSPRLPRRPTVESNRVSITGLQDCVQLNQYKLKDEIGKGSYGVVKLAYNEDDNTYYAMKVLSKKKLMRQAGFPRRPPPRGAKAASEGCLQPKGPIEQVYQEIAILKKLDHPNVVKLVEVLDDPSEDHLYMVFELVKQGPVMEIPTLKPLSEDQARFYFQDLIKGIEYLHYQKIIHRDIKPSNLLVGEDGHVKIADFGVSNEFKGADALLTNTVGTPAFMAPETLSETRKIFSGKALDVWAMGITLYCFVFGQCPFMDERILSLHNKIKTQTLEFPDQPEVTDFLKDLITRMLDKNPESRISVPEIKESTVQQPFVGDFWSCAPARAWKGREAEKMETKLHPWVTKNGAELLPTEDENCTLVEVTEEEVENSVKHIPSLATVILVKTMIRKRSFGNPFEGSRREERSLSAPGNLLPKQGSEDNLKCNDLPNVGEEEPLS; encoded by the exons ATGGCCTCGCTCATCGTGGTGACCGAGTACGACACAACGGGGAGCATgagcgaggaggaggagatgaacGTGTCCGGTAGCGAGGGCTCTGGGGACAGCCAGGAGCCCAGGGCAAAGCTGCCCCTCTCCGGCCGAAAGCTGTCCCTGCAGGAGCGGTCGCAGCCGGTCCGCTCCCCTGGCAGCAGTGAGAGCACCAACGAGCGTTTCATCTACCCATCCCTGCCATACTCCCCAGTGACGTCCCCACACTCCTCCCCACGGCTGCCACGGAGGCCCACGGTGGAGTCGAACCGCGTGTCCATCACTGGGCTGCAG gACTGTGTGCAGCTCAACCAGTACAAGCTGAAGGATGAGATTGGGAAG GGCTCCTATGGGGTGGTGAAGCTGGCCTACAATGAGGATGATAACACCTACTAT GCAATGAAGGTTCTCTCCAAAAAGAAGCTGATGAGGCAGGCGGGCTTCCCCC GCCGCCCACCGCCCCGTGGAGCCAAAGCTGCCTCTGAGGGCTGCCTACAGCCCAAAGGGCCCATTGAACAGGTCTACCAGGAGATTGCCATCCTGAAGAAGCTGGACCACCCCAACGTGGTGAAGCTGGTGGAG GTCTTGGATGACCCCAGTGAGGACCACCTGTACATGG tgtttgaactGGTGAAGCAAGG CCCTGTGATGGAAATCCCAACCCTGAAACCTCTCAGTGAGGACCAGGCTCGGTTCTACTTCCAGGATCTGATCAAGGGCATTGAATACT TGCACTATCAAAAGATAATCCACCGGGATATCAAACCTTCCAACCTCCTTGTGGGGGAAGATGGGCACGTCAAGATTGCTGACTTCGGAGTCAGCAATGAGTTCAAGGGAGCTGATGCCCTCTTAACCAACACAGTGGGCACCCCTGCCTTCATGGCCCCGGAGACGCTCTCGGAAACCAGGAAAATCTTCTCTGGAAAG gcTTTGGATGTGTGGGCCATGGGGATCACTCTGTACTGCTTCGTGTTTGGGCAG TGCCCTTTTATGGATGAAAGGATCCTCAGTTTACACAATAAAATCAAGACCCAAACGCTGGAATTCCCAGACCA gCCAGAAGTTACAGACTTCTTGAAGGATCTGATCACACGGATGCTGGATAAAAATCCCGAATCCAGGATTTCGGTCCCAGAAATCAAG GAAAGTACTGTGCAACAGCCTTTCGTAGGAGATTTCTGGTCCTGTGCCCCTGCGAGAGCCTGGAAGGGGCGAGAAGCTGAGAAAATGGAGACTAAG TTGCACCCTTGGGTCACCAAGAACGGAGCCGAGCTGCTGCCCACAGAGGATGAGAACTGCACCCTCGTCGAGGTGAcggaggaggaggtggagaatTCGGTCAAGCACATCCCCAGCCTGGCCACTGTG ATCTTGGTTAAAACGATGATCCGGAAGCGATCCTTTGGGAACCCATTtgaggggagcaggagggaggagcGGTCGTTGTCTGCCCCTGGGAACCTGCTGCC GAAACAAGGCAGTGAAGATAATCTGAAATGCAACGACTTGCCCAACGTGGGAGAGGAGGAACCTCTTTCGTGA
- the ANAPC5 gene encoding anaphase-promoting complex subunit 5, with amino-acid sequence MASVHESLYFNPMMTNGVVHANVFGIKDWVTPYKMALLVLLSELGRAGAQLGLLERRRLNRLLLPLLQGPDMPLSRLRKAIEECCSHLASSVHIRLKLMAEGELKDMEQFFDDLSDSFTGTEPEVHKTSVVGLFLRHMILAYNKLSFSQVYKLYTALQQYFQNDDEKKNGTDESDMDLTNTEEIEGKMEKEELDLPLREEEISCSGPLSQKQAEYFLSQQASLLKNDETKALAPASLQKELNNLLKFNPDFAEAHYLSYLNSLRVQDVFSSTHSLLHYFDRLILTGAESKSNGDEGYGRSLRYAALNLAALHCRFGHYQQAELALQEAIRIAQESNDHVCLQHCLSWLYILEQKIFDSCVLLEHSVNKSLHFGLPYLASLGIQSLVQQRAFAGKAANKLMDALKDSDLLHWKHSLSELIDISIAQKTALWRLYGRSTMALQQAQTLLSMNSLEAVNVGVQQNNTESFAVVLCHLAELHAEQGYFAAASEILKHLKERFPPNSQHAQLWMLFDQKIQFERAMNDGRYHIADSLVAGITALNSIEGVYRKAIVLKAQNQMSEAHKLLQKLLIHCQKIKNTEMVISVLLSIAELYWRASCHTIALPVLLQALALSREYSLQYLASETVLNLAFSQLILGIPEQALNILHMAIEPVLAHGAVLDKGCAMFLVAKCQVASAASYTPQKKTEALESAILNLNEAKTYFAKVDCKEQLRDVLYFQARLFHTLGKTQERNKCAMLFRQLHQELPAHGVPLINAFK; translated from the exons ATGGCGAGCGTGCATGAGAGCCTGTACTTCAACCCGATGATGACGAACGGTGTGGTGCACGCCAACGTCTTCGGCATCAAGGACTGGGTCACCCCCTATAAGATGGCGCTGCTGGTGCTCCTGAGCGAGCTGGGCCGTGCCGGTGcgcagctggggctgctggagcgGCGCCGGCTCAAccggctgctgctgccgctgctgcag GGTCCTGACATGCCGCTGTCGCGACTGCGCAAGGCTATCGAGGAGTGCTGCTCGCACCTGGCCAGCTCCGTGCACATCAG GTTAAAACTTATGGCagaaggagaactgaaagataTGGAGCAATTTTTTGATGACCTTTCCGATTCATTTACAGGCACGGAGCCAGAAGTTCATAAAACAAGTGTAGTAG GCCTCTTCCTGCGCCATATGATCCTGGCATACAATAAGCTTTCTTTCAGTCAGGTCTATAAACTTTACACTGCACTTCAGCAGTACTTTCAGAATgatgatgagaaaaaaaatggaactgATGAGAGTGATATGGACCTGACCAATACAGAGGAAATTGAGGggaagatggagaaagaagaacTCGATCTACCTCTAAG GGAAGAAGAGATATCTTGCAGCGGGCCTCTTTCCCAGAAACAAGcagagtattttctttctcagcag GCTTCTTTATTAAAGAATGATGAAACAAAGGCTCttgctccagcatccttgcaaaAGGAATTGAATAACTTGTTAAAATTTAATCCAGACTTTGCTGAAGCA CATTATTTAAGCTACTTAAATAGTCTGAGAGTGCAAGATGTCTTCAGTTCAACCCACAGCCTCCTTCATTACTTTGATCGATTAATCCTCACTggagcagaaagcaaaagcaatggGGATGAAGGTTACGGTCGGAGTTTGAGATATGCTGCTCTGAACCTGGCTGCACTGCACTGTCGCTTTGGCCACTA CCAACAGGCTGAACTTGCACTTCAGGAAGCTATCCGAATTGCACAGGAGTCTAACGACCACGTTTGCTTGCAGCACTGCCTG AGCTGGTTGTACATCTTGGAGCAGAAGATATTCGATAGCTGTGTTCTGCTGGAGCACTCCGTAAACAAATCTTTACATTTTGGTTTGCCA taCCTTGCTTCCCTGGGAATACAGTCCTTGGTTCAGCAAAGAGCTTTTGCAGGGAAGGCTGCCAACAAACTAATGGATGCCTTGAAAGATTCTGATCTGTTGCATTGGAAACACAGCTTGTCAGAGCTTATTGATATTAGTATAGCACAGAAGACTGCCCTTTGGAGATTGTATGGCCGCag CACCATGGCACTCCAACAAGCCCAGACATTGCTGAGCATGAACAGTCTGGAGGCTGTGAATGTGGGCGTTCAGCAGAACAACACCGAGTCCTTTGCTGTAGTACTGTGTCACCTGGCTGAGCTGCATGCAGAGCAG GGATACtttgcagctgcttctgaaatatTGAAACACCTAAAGGAAAGATTCCCTCCCAACAGTCAACATGCACAG CTTTGGATGCTGTTTGatcagaaaatacagtttgagaGAGCCATGAATGATGGCAGATACCATATAGCAGATTCTCTTGTAGCAGGGATTACAGCACTGAATAGCATTGAAGGCGTGTACAG AAAAGCCATTGTCTTGAAAGCCCAAAATCAAATGTCAGAGGCACACAAACTGTTGCAGAAACTGTTGATCCACTGCCAGAAAATCAAGAACACCGAGATGGTGATTAG TGTACTCCTGTCAATAGCAGAGCTCTACTGGAGAGCTTCATGTCATACCATTGccttgcctgtgctgctgcaggctcttGCCCTCTCTCGAGAATATAGTCTCCAGTACTTGGCTTCTGAAACTGTGCTGAACTTGGCTTTCTCCCAG ctgaTCCTTGGCATCCCTGAACAAGCCCTGAATATTCTGCACATGGCAATAGAACCTGTCTTGGCCCACGGAGCTGTCCTGGACAAAGGCTGTGCCATGTTCTTGGTGGCCAAATGTCAGGTGGCTTCTGCAGCATCCTACACACCACAGAAGAAGACTGAAG CTCTGGAATCTGCTATCTTGAATTTAAATGAAGCCAAGACTTATTTTGCCAAAGTGGACTGTAAAGAGCAACTCAGAGACGTTCTCTACTTCCAGGCCCGGCTGTTCCACACCCTAGGCAAGACCCAGGAAAGGAACAAATGTGCCATGTTGTTCCGTCAGTTGCACCAGGAGCTGCCGGCGCACGGTGTCCCCTTAATCAATGCCTTCAAGTGA
- the CAMKK2 gene encoding calcium/calmodulin-dependent protein kinase kinase 2 isoform X1, which yields MASLIVVTEYDTTGSMSEEEEMNVSGSEGSGDSQEPRAKLPLSGRKLSLQERSQPVRSPGSSESTNERFIYPSLPYSPVTSPHSSPRLPRRPTVESNRVSITGLQDCVQLNQYKLKDEIGKGSYGVVKLAYNEDDNTYYAMKVLSKKKLMRQAGFPRRPPPRGAKAASEGCLQPKGPIEQVYQEIAILKKLDHPNVVKLVEVLDDPSEDHLYMVFELVKQGPVMEIPTLKPLSEDQARFYFQDLIKGIEYLHYQKIIHRDIKPSNLLVGEDGHVKIADFGVSNEFKGADALLTNTVGTPAFMAPETLSETRKIFSGKALDVWAMGITLYCFVFGQCPFMDERILSLHNKIKTQTLEFPDQPEVTDFLKDLITRMLDKNPESRISVPEIKESTVQQPFVGDFWSCAPARAWKGREAEKMETKLHPWVTKNGAELLPTEDENCTLVEVTEEEVENSVKHIPSLATVILVKTMIRKRSFGNPFEGSRREERSLSAPGNLLPRKQGSEDNLKCNDLPNVGEEEPLS from the exons ATGGCCTCGCTCATCGTGGTGACCGAGTACGACACAACGGGGAGCATgagcgaggaggaggagatgaacGTGTCCGGTAGCGAGGGCTCTGGGGACAGCCAGGAGCCCAGGGCAAAGCTGCCCCTCTCCGGCCGAAAGCTGTCCCTGCAGGAGCGGTCGCAGCCGGTCCGCTCCCCTGGCAGCAGTGAGAGCACCAACGAGCGTTTCATCTACCCATCCCTGCCATACTCCCCAGTGACGTCCCCACACTCCTCCCCACGGCTGCCACGGAGGCCCACGGTGGAGTCGAACCGCGTGTCCATCACTGGGCTGCAG gACTGTGTGCAGCTCAACCAGTACAAGCTGAAGGATGAGATTGGGAAG GGCTCCTATGGGGTGGTGAAGCTGGCCTACAATGAGGATGATAACACCTACTAT GCAATGAAGGTTCTCTCCAAAAAGAAGCTGATGAGGCAGGCGGGCTTCCCCC GCCGCCCACCGCCCCGTGGAGCCAAAGCTGCCTCTGAGGGCTGCCTACAGCCCAAAGGGCCCATTGAACAGGTCTACCAGGAGATTGCCATCCTGAAGAAGCTGGACCACCCCAACGTGGTGAAGCTGGTGGAG GTCTTGGATGACCCCAGTGAGGACCACCTGTACATGG tgtttgaactGGTGAAGCAAGG CCCTGTGATGGAAATCCCAACCCTGAAACCTCTCAGTGAGGACCAGGCTCGGTTCTACTTCCAGGATCTGATCAAGGGCATTGAATACT TGCACTATCAAAAGATAATCCACCGGGATATCAAACCTTCCAACCTCCTTGTGGGGGAAGATGGGCACGTCAAGATTGCTGACTTCGGAGTCAGCAATGAGTTCAAGGGAGCTGATGCCCTCTTAACCAACACAGTGGGCACCCCTGCCTTCATGGCCCCGGAGACGCTCTCGGAAACCAGGAAAATCTTCTCTGGAAAG gcTTTGGATGTGTGGGCCATGGGGATCACTCTGTACTGCTTCGTGTTTGGGCAG TGCCCTTTTATGGATGAAAGGATCCTCAGTTTACACAATAAAATCAAGACCCAAACGCTGGAATTCCCAGACCA gCCAGAAGTTACAGACTTCTTGAAGGATCTGATCACACGGATGCTGGATAAAAATCCCGAATCCAGGATTTCGGTCCCAGAAATCAAG GAAAGTACTGTGCAACAGCCTTTCGTAGGAGATTTCTGGTCCTGTGCCCCTGCGAGAGCCTGGAAGGGGCGAGAAGCTGAGAAAATGGAGACTAAG TTGCACCCTTGGGTCACCAAGAACGGAGCCGAGCTGCTGCCCACAGAGGATGAGAACTGCACCCTCGTCGAGGTGAcggaggaggaggtggagaatTCGGTCAAGCACATCCCCAGCCTGGCCACTGTG ATCTTGGTTAAAACGATGATCCGGAAGCGATCCTTTGGGAACCCATTtgaggggagcaggagggaggagcGGTCGTTGTCTGCCCCTGGGAACCTGCTGCC caGGAAACAAGGCAGTGAAGATAATCTGAAATGCAACGACTTGCCCAACGTGGGAGAGGAGGAACCTCTTTCGTGA